ATCGGCAGCGGCGTTCGGGTACCGGCTACCACGTCCTCGCCTTGCGCGTTCATCAGGTACTCGCCGTACAGGATGTTTTCGCCAGTGGCAGGGTCGCGAGTGAAGGCCACACCGGTACCGCAGTCCTCGCCGAGGTTTCCAAAAACCATCGCCTGCACGGTGACGGCAGTCCCGATTTCGTCCGGTATCTTCTCGGTCTTGCGATAAGTGATCGCCCGGTCGTTGAACCAACTCCGGAACACGGCTTCGATCGCAAGCTGCAATTGCTCCGACGGATCGCTGGGGAAGCTGCGCCCCGTCTTCGACTGCACTAGTCCGAGCGACTCGCTGCAAACTTGCTGGAGGTCGTCGCCGTTCAAATCGGCGTCGCCCGTGACGCCCACCTCGACCTTTTTCGCTCTCAATATATCTTCGAACTGCTGCTTCGGCACTCCAAGGACTACGTCGCTGAACATCATGATGAACCGCCTGTAAGCGTCGTACGCAAACCTCTCGTTCCCCCCCTCCGCGAGCGCAGGAATCGTATCGCTGTTGAGTCCGAGATTCAGGATCGTGTCCATCATGCCGGGCATCGAGAACTTCGACCCAGATCGCACCGAAAGGAGCAACGGCTTCGACGCATCGCCGAACCGCTTGCCAAGCTCGCTTTCAACGGCCTCGAGACAGGCGTTGACTTCTTCCATCAAGCTGTGCGGCAGCTGGCTCCCGCTGGCGTAATACTCGTTGCAGACCTCGGTCGTGATCGTGAAGCCTGGCGGCACCTGCAGCCCTATGTTTGTCATTTCGGCGAGGTTTGCGCCCTTGCCGCCGAGCAGGTCCCGCATTTCGGCGTTGCCGTCACGGAATAAGTAAACTCGTTTTTCGCTCATTGTTCGAATCTCGCAGATAACTGAAGTTCAGGGCGTTCTCCGAGCGGCGCCATTGACGAACGGATGATTGAAGCTAATTCCGAGTCTACCAGGGCATGGTTGAGGACGCTGGGAAGGTTGATTTCCGGTTCCTGGCGGTAGGCACTTGGCGACGTGGAGCAGGGTTGGATTGTGCTATTATTTCGACTGCGCTGTGCCCAGCCGAGGAACGCAACGATGAAGTCTGGAATCCATCCTATCAGTCACCCGGCTCTGTTCATTGATGGCGAGCACGAGTGGACCGGTATCACGACGCAGTCTTCGGATGAACTTCGAGAGATCGACGGTATCAAGCACCACGTCATCCACGTCGAGATCAGCGCCTTTACCCACCCGCTCTACACCGGGCAGAAGAAGATCGTCGATACCGCCGGCCGCGTCGAGAAGTTCCGCCGCCGCTACGCCAAGCAGCTCGAAGGCAAGTAAACGGCCTCACGGCTATTTCCGAAATAAAC
This region of Armatimonadota bacterium genomic DNA includes:
- the rpmE gene encoding 50S ribosomal protein L31, producing the protein MKSGIHPISHPALFIDGEHEWTGITTQSSDELREIDGIKHHVIHVEISAFTHPLYTGQKKIVDTAGRVEKFRRRYAKQLEGK